One window of Bacillus alkalicellulosilyticus genomic DNA carries:
- a CDS encoding 5' nucleotidase, NT5C type — translation MRQKTLLIDMDSVICDLMTEWHKRYNQEYNDDLSVEKLLCWDSEKYVKQKCGLKIYDFLDEPGLFLNLKPIENSIEVLQRLHTKFNIFIVTSSRTYAYTEKEQWVEKLLPFIGKNQLIFAHKKEMIRGDLLFDDAPHHLLAFTETNRLAIAMDYPYNRSVNVPRVSNWLEFEQFVNEKWGKRDG, via the coding sequence ATGAGACAAAAGACATTACTAATTGATATGGACTCTGTGATATGTGACTTAATGACAGAGTGGCACAAACGTTATAACCAAGAGTACAATGATGACTTATCTGTCGAAAAACTGTTGTGTTGGGACTCAGAAAAGTATGTAAAACAAAAATGCGGTTTAAAAATATACGACTTTTTAGATGAACCTGGTCTGTTTTTGAATTTAAAACCGATTGAAAATTCAATTGAGGTATTACAGCGCCTACACACTAAGTTCAACATCTTTATTGTAACTAGTAGTCGAACTTATGCTTATACAGAAAAAGAACAATGGGTAGAAAAACTCCTCCCTTTTATCGGGAAAAATCAGCTTATATTTGCTCATAAAAAAGAGATGATTCGAGGAGATTTGCTGTTTGATGATGCACCTCATCACTTACTTGCATTTACGGAAACGAATCGCTTAGCCATAGCAATGGACTACCCATATAATCGCTCTGTCAATGTACCACGTGTAAGCAATTGGCTTGAGTTTGAACAGTTTGTAAATGAAAAGTGGGGGAAGAGGGATGGATAA
- a CDS encoding NAD(P)/FAD-dependent oxidoreductase, with protein MDNTDVVIIGGGPAGISAAIWCQRLKLQHLVLESSEQLGGQLTQIHNEIIDYPGLMTKNGVEMKTHFINQVKKLACRIETSCNVLSINEHSKEIRYQQNGEIRTLFYHFLLLATGSKQRSLSVPGELEMLQRGEVYSAARDNGLFTSKEVAIVGGGDRAFEGAMLLANQGAHVTLIHRSTHFRARQSFQKIVLSHPNIRIVTNAQVTKIFGTNRVEAIEYECNGKQKTVNVDAVLIRIGVEPCSSLLKDKVEVDEQGYIYVNQYGQTSNPSIFAIGDVVNQPSYSSISASIGQGMIAAKHISEQLNSSKGPIYY; from the coding sequence ATGGATAATACGGACGTTGTCATTATAGGTGGAGGTCCAGCAGGAATTTCAGCTGCTATTTGGTGCCAACGCTTAAAGCTACAACATTTGGTACTTGAATCAAGTGAACAACTTGGGGGTCAACTAACTCAAATCCATAATGAAATCATAGATTATCCAGGACTAATGACCAAAAATGGCGTCGAAATGAAAACTCATTTTATTAATCAAGTAAAGAAGCTAGCTTGCAGGATAGAAACATCCTGTAACGTCCTATCAATAAATGAGCATTCAAAAGAAATTCGCTATCAACAAAATGGAGAAATTCGCACACTCTTCTATCATTTTTTATTGTTAGCCACTGGCTCAAAACAGCGTTCCCTTTCTGTTCCAGGAGAATTAGAAATGCTACAACGGGGAGAAGTCTATTCAGCGGCTCGAGACAATGGCTTGTTCACTTCTAAAGAGGTTGCTATTGTCGGAGGCGGGGACCGAGCTTTTGAAGGGGCGATGCTCCTAGCAAATCAGGGGGCACACGTTACTCTTATTCATCGCTCCACACATTTTAGGGCGAGACAATCGTTTCAGAAAATCGTTTTATCTCATCCAAACATCAGGATTGTTACTAACGCTCAAGTAACAAAAATCTTCGGGACAAACCGTGTAGAAGCGATAGAATATGAATGCAATGGTAAACAGAAAACCGTTAATGTGGATGCGGTACTTATTCGAATTGGAGTGGAACCTTGCAGTTCTCTTTTGAAAGACAAGGTAGAAGTAGATGAACAGGGCTATATTTATGTCAATCAATATGGTCAAACTTCTAACCCTTCAATATTTGCAATTGGTGATGTAGTAAATCAACCAAGTTATTCAAGCATTTCTGCTTCTATCGGACAAGGAATGATTGCCGCAAAACATATTAGTGAACAACTTAACTCTTCAAAGGGACCTATCTATTATTAA
- a CDS encoding universal stress protein produces the protein MVERYEKILVAVDGSDAAKLALEKAIEITKRNNGSLFICHVIDTRSFVTVDQYDQTIVNRSEVKAQELLKSYQLIAEKRGVANVTTVIDYGSPKVKVSKDIAINHEIDLIVTGATGLNAIERFLIGSVSESIARHAKCDVLIVRDSN, from the coding sequence ATGGTAGAGCGATATGAAAAGATATTAGTTGCTGTTGATGGTTCAGATGCTGCAAAATTGGCATTAGAAAAGGCAATTGAAATAACAAAAAGAAATAACGGTTCCTTATTTATTTGCCACGTCATTGATACTCGTTCTTTTGTGACTGTTGACCAGTATGACCAAACCATCGTGAATAGATCAGAAGTAAAGGCCCAAGAGCTATTGAAAAGCTATCAACTAATTGCTGAAAAAAGAGGTGTTGCTAACGTTACAACAGTTATCGACTATGGTTCTCCTAAAGTGAAAGTATCCAAAGATATCGCCATAAACCATGAAATCGACTTAATTGTTACAGGAGCCACCGGGTTAAATGCCATTGAACGATTCCTCATCGGCAGTGTGTCTGAATCGATTGCAAGACACGCGAAATGTGATGTACTAATAGTTAGAGACTCCAATTAA